One Gloeobacter morelensis MG652769 DNA window includes the following coding sequences:
- a CDS encoding type I polyketide synthase, which yields MEPIAIIGMGCRFPGASDLQAYWQLLCDGVDAIGEVPAERWDVDAFYDPHRRTPGTMNTRWGGFLESVDRFDHQFFGITPREARLMDPQQRLLLEVACDAFEQAGLPLERLAGSRTGVFVGICTQDYTRVNRRFPDRLDALVGTGNAFSIAANRLSYLLDLRGPSLAVDTACSSSLVALHLACRSLAHRESDLALAGGVNLLLSPDLTIIFSEAQMLSPDGRCRTFDSRANGYVRGEGCGAVILKRLADAERDGDRVLALVAGCALNQDGRSSSLTAPNGLAQQAVIREALAAAGVPPEAIGYVEAHGTGTPLGDPIEVLALGAALAGRRSPDNPCLLGSVKTNIGHLEAAAGIAGIIKVALSLQHRQIPPSLHFERANPHIPFERLPVRVQDSLIPWPQASQPALAGISSFGFGGTNAHVILQEAPALPVPAPAAPQADARAYLVPLSARTAQALQDLASAYRAWLRSDRALPALADLAYSAGLRRNHHGERLAVVAHTLAELGERLEDFGRGQPHCGVVSGRQPRKRRPRIAFVCSGQGPQWWAMGRELLEQEPLFKAVVERCDAAVREQAGWSLLEELRAPEADSRLLQTEFAQPALFALQVGLAELWRSWGVPPDGVVGHSVGEVAAAHIAGVLTLEEAVRIVVHRARLMEQATGQGRMVAVELPAAQAQRLIENFGERIAVAAVNSPTSTVLSGESAALAEVVAILERRDVYHKYLPVNYAFHCPQMEPFARELSALLAGLSPRPAAVAIYSTLTGESAAGGQFEAVYWGRNLREPVRFAEAVAALIADRYTVFLELSPHPVLGGAIRQCLEQADQEGVVLASLRRKEPERPALLAALGTLYTLDFAIAWERLAPQGRFCADLPLYPWQRERHWLDVPPASRADVALAADGAPQAMLGGRLPSPLKQVQFQARVGVARQPFLDDHRLHGVVVVPGASYISMAIAAAGAVLGEGAYTLQDVLIQEAFTLFDGEERLVQLIFEPDGAERATFQVCCGKERAEAGEADWKVLATGELVRATDTQKLYRPDFAAPLSPESVEAFYRRIRAAGLDLGPKLQGVRQVERRDGEALGYLQLPEGLEAEASLYQIHPVMLDSCLQVLAGALPTAGEQAFHGNDVHIPVHFERIRYHGSPARGQLRSHVRMRPREQQQSGTLTGDYVLYDAQGRVVLEIDGLLMKRASREALLNIMQSNDWFYELAWQPLPLPAPQIATRPPGRWIVLSGNSALGADLAARLEAQGHSSVRVVASEQFAILEPARHYALNGQKPEDFRRLLREIASTNGLPLLGVVHLWSLEEASGPALWESALHLVQALVLAESQAPLWLVTRGTQALGQPLGERAVEHNALWGLGRVIALEHPELWGGLVDLDVEPGRDEAVRLLAQLQAPDGEDHVAWRGEERLAARLVQTRQGRTAASAPPDWESGGYLVTGGLGNLGLQVARWMVEQGARHLALVGRRAPSPEAEAALAGLRKLGAQVCVLQADICDPHQAQAVLEHFGDGLPPLRGIVHAAGVLDDGLLVQQNRERFAAVLAPKVQGAWHLHTLTRQIDLDFFVLFSSVAGLLGSPGQGNYAAANACLDALAHHRRALGLPALSINWGPWAEGGMAAALSRRHQERIAAQGVSAIPVQRGLKALEWMLRQAVPAQLGVLPVQWAKFVQPFLPGRLPSLLRQIAREVQPRQSAAVQAPSGGAELAQQLRSMDFEPCYALLLTHLRGQLAQVLGLAPSHSFDLEQPVNELGLDSLMTTELKRRIEGELGVSVPVVLLLQNPSLSQLAWKLAQQVAADAPAGSTSGTAAGRDNPWLVRPRPNPGARLRLFCFHYLGGGASTFRQWPEGLPADVEVCAIQLPGREERLEEPPVADFFALIATLAEQIGPELDRPFAFYGHSLGALVCFELARRLRRQSGAQPVHLFAAAYYAPHLRTPSQGTGVSGWTDARLREEIPRVISAPQSLMDNAEFMQVLLPRVRADACLLSTHLYTEEPPLDCPITAFGGLQDTVVDRESLVAWSAHTNGAFQLEMFAGNHIFLEGAREAVLGSVAAGLLAAPSAH from the coding sequence ATGGAACCTATCGCAATCATCGGTATGGGTTGCCGTTTTCCGGGGGCGAGCGACCTGCAGGCTTACTGGCAATTGTTGTGCGACGGCGTCGATGCCATCGGTGAAGTTCCGGCGGAGCGGTGGGATGTGGACGCCTTCTACGACCCCCACAGGCGAACCCCCGGAACGATGAACACGCGCTGGGGAGGGTTTTTGGAGTCGGTCGATCGCTTCGATCACCAGTTTTTTGGGATCACCCCCCGCGAAGCGCGGCTGATGGATCCGCAGCAGCGGCTGTTGCTGGAGGTGGCCTGTGACGCCTTCGAGCAGGCGGGACTGCCGCTGGAGCGCCTCGCAGGCAGCCGGACGGGGGTGTTCGTGGGGATATGCACCCAGGACTATACGCGGGTCAACAGGCGATTTCCCGACCGACTCGACGCCCTGGTCGGCACCGGCAACGCCTTCAGCATCGCCGCCAATCGCCTGTCCTATCTGCTGGATCTGCGCGGCCCGAGCCTGGCGGTCGACACGGCCTGCTCCTCTTCGCTGGTGGCTTTGCACCTGGCCTGCCGGAGTCTGGCCCACCGCGAATCGGATCTGGCCCTGGCCGGCGGCGTCAATCTGTTGCTCTCTCCGGACCTGACGATTATCTTTTCTGAGGCGCAGATGCTCTCGCCCGATGGGCGCTGCCGCACCTTCGACAGCCGTGCCAACGGGTACGTCCGCGGCGAAGGCTGCGGTGCGGTGATCTTGAAGCGCCTGGCGGACGCCGAGCGCGACGGGGACCGGGTGCTGGCGCTGGTGGCGGGCTGCGCCCTCAACCAGGACGGGCGCAGCAGCAGCCTGACGGCTCCGAACGGTCTGGCGCAGCAGGCGGTCATCCGGGAGGCCCTCGCCGCCGCCGGAGTGCCACCGGAAGCGATCGGCTACGTCGAAGCCCACGGCACCGGCACCCCTCTGGGCGATCCGATCGAAGTGCTGGCCCTGGGCGCAGCGCTGGCCGGCCGACGCTCCCCGGACAATCCCTGTCTATTGGGCTCGGTCAAGACGAACATCGGCCACCTGGAGGCCGCCGCCGGGATCGCCGGGATCATCAAAGTGGCGCTGTCGCTGCAGCATCGGCAGATCCCGCCGAGTCTGCACTTTGAGCGGGCCAACCCGCACATCCCGTTTGAGCGGCTGCCGGTGCGGGTCCAGGACAGCCTGATCCCGTGGCCGCAAGCGTCGCAACCGGCCCTTGCCGGGATCAGCTCCTTCGGTTTTGGCGGCACGAACGCCCATGTGATTTTGCAGGAGGCGCCCGCCCTGCCGGTGCCCGCCCCCGCCGCGCCGCAGGCCGACGCCCGGGCGTATCTGGTGCCTCTGTCGGCCCGCACAGCCCAAGCTTTGCAGGATCTGGCCTCGGCGTACCGCGCGTGGCTGCGCTCGGACCGGGCGCTTCCCGCCCTGGCGGATCTTGCCTATAGCGCCGGGTTGCGCCGCAACCACCACGGCGAGCGCCTCGCGGTGGTCGCCCACACCCTTGCTGAACTGGGCGAGCGTCTGGAGGATTTTGGCCGAGGCCAGCCGCACTGCGGCGTGGTGAGCGGCAGGCAACCGCGCAAACGCCGCCCGCGGATCGCTTTTGTGTGCTCGGGCCAGGGTCCGCAGTGGTGGGCGATGGGACGGGAGTTGCTGGAGCAGGAGCCGCTGTTTAAAGCCGTCGTCGAGCGCTGTGACGCTGCTGTGCGCGAACAGGCGGGCTGGTCGCTATTGGAGGAACTGCGCGCACCGGAGGCCGATTCGCGCCTTTTGCAGACGGAGTTTGCCCAACCGGCGCTGTTTGCCCTGCAGGTGGGCCTGGCGGAGCTGTGGCGCAGCTGGGGGGTCCCACCGGACGGCGTAGTCGGCCACAGCGTCGGGGAGGTGGCCGCGGCCCATATCGCCGGGGTGCTGACCCTCGAAGAGGCGGTGCGCATCGTTGTGCACAGGGCGCGGCTGATGGAGCAGGCGACCGGGCAAGGGCGGATGGTGGCGGTGGAGCTGCCCGCAGCCCAGGCGCAGCGACTGATCGAGAACTTTGGCGAGCGGATCGCCGTTGCTGCCGTCAACAGCCCCACCTCGACGGTGCTGTCCGGCGAAAGTGCGGCCCTGGCGGAAGTGGTGGCGATTCTGGAGCGCCGCGACGTCTATCACAAATATCTGCCGGTGAACTACGCCTTCCATTGCCCGCAGATGGAGCCGTTCGCGCGGGAACTGAGCGCTCTTTTGGCCGGTCTGTCCCCCCGCCCCGCCGCGGTGGCGATCTACTCGACGCTCACCGGCGAAAGTGCCGCAGGCGGGCAGTTCGAAGCGGTCTACTGGGGGCGCAATCTCCGGGAGCCTGTGCGCTTTGCCGAGGCGGTCGCAGCGCTGATAGCCGATCGCTATACCGTCTTTTTGGAGTTGAGCCCCCATCCGGTGCTGGGCGGTGCGATCCGCCAGTGCCTGGAGCAGGCGGATCAAGAAGGCGTCGTTCTGGCCTCGCTGCGCCGCAAGGAGCCGGAGCGTCCTGCGCTGCTGGCGGCCCTGGGAACGCTCTACACCCTCGACTTTGCGATCGCCTGGGAACGCCTTGCCCCGCAGGGGCGCTTTTGTGCCGATCTGCCCCTCTATCCCTGGCAGCGCGAGCGCCACTGGCTCGACGTCCCGCCTGCGAGCCGGGCCGATGTCGCCCTCGCCGCCGACGGGGCTCCCCAGGCGATGCTGGGCGGGCGCCTGCCCTCGCCCCTCAAGCAGGTCCAGTTTCAGGCGCGGGTCGGCGTCGCCCGTCAGCCCTTTCTCGACGATCACCGCCTGCACGGTGTCGTGGTCGTACCGGGAGCCTCGTACATCTCGATGGCGATCGCCGCTGCGGGCGCGGTCCTCGGCGAAGGTGCCTACACCCTGCAGGACGTGTTGATCCAGGAGGCCTTCACGCTGTTTGACGGCGAGGAGCGCCTCGTGCAGCTGATCTTCGAACCGGATGGAGCGGAGCGGGCTACTTTTCAGGTGTGTTGCGGCAAGGAGCGCGCCGAAGCGGGCGAAGCCGACTGGAAAGTGCTCGCCACCGGTGAGCTCGTCCGCGCCACGGACACCCAGAAGCTGTACCGGCCCGATTTTGCCGCCCCCCTCAGCCCGGAATCGGTCGAAGCGTTCTACCGGCGCATCCGCGCAGCGGGGCTGGATCTCGGACCCAAGCTTCAAGGGGTTCGTCAGGTCGAGCGTCGCGACGGAGAAGCCCTGGGGTACCTGCAACTGCCGGAGGGCCTGGAGGCAGAAGCCTCGCTCTACCAGATCCATCCGGTGATGCTCGATTCGTGTTTGCAGGTGCTGGCGGGTGCATTGCCCACCGCGGGCGAACAGGCGTTCCATGGCAACGACGTGCACATTCCGGTGCATTTCGAGCGGATCCGCTACCACGGCAGCCCGGCGCGCGGACAGCTGCGCAGCCACGTGCGGATGCGCCCGCGCGAGCAGCAGCAGAGCGGCACGCTCACCGGGGACTATGTGCTCTACGACGCACAGGGCCGGGTGGTGCTCGAAATCGACGGTCTGTTGATGAAGCGCGCTTCGCGCGAAGCGCTGCTCAACATCATGCAGTCGAACGACTGGTTCTACGAACTCGCCTGGCAACCGCTGCCTTTGCCTGCCCCCCAGATCGCCACCCGGCCGCCGGGCCGTTGGATTGTGCTGAGCGGCAACAGCGCTCTGGGAGCGGACCTGGCTGCCCGGTTGGAGGCGCAGGGCCACAGCAGCGTCCGCGTGGTCGCCTCCGAGCAGTTCGCAATTCTGGAGCCCGCTCGGCACTACGCGCTCAACGGGCAAAAGCCGGAGGATTTTCGGCGGCTTTTGCGGGAGATTGCGAGCACCAACGGCCTGCCGCTGCTGGGGGTTGTGCACCTGTGGAGCCTGGAGGAGGCGAGCGGACCAGCGCTCTGGGAAAGTGCGCTGCACCTGGTCCAGGCGCTGGTGCTCGCCGAAAGCCAGGCGCCGCTGTGGCTGGTCACCCGGGGAACCCAGGCGCTCGGACAACCCCTTGGCGAGCGCGCGGTGGAGCACAACGCCCTGTGGGGCCTGGGTCGGGTGATCGCCCTGGAACACCCGGAACTCTGGGGAGGGCTTGTGGATCTCGATGTCGAGCCCGGCCGCGACGAGGCCGTCCGGTTGCTTGCTCAACTGCAGGCGCCGGATGGCGAAGATCACGTGGCCTGGCGCGGGGAGGAACGGCTGGCGGCCCGCCTGGTGCAGACCCGCCAGGGCCGGACCGCCGCGAGCGCCCCCCCCGATTGGGAGAGCGGCGGCTATCTGGTAACCGGCGGGCTGGGCAATCTCGGTCTGCAGGTGGCGCGGTGGATGGTCGAGCAGGGTGCCAGGCACCTGGCGCTGGTGGGCCGACGCGCCCCCTCGCCCGAGGCCGAAGCGGCTCTTGCCGGCCTCAGGAAGCTTGGAGCCCAGGTCTGCGTTCTGCAGGCGGACATCTGCGACCCGCACCAGGCGCAGGCTGTCCTGGAGCATTTCGGCGATGGGCTACCGCCGCTGCGCGGGATCGTGCACGCGGCGGGGGTGCTCGACGACGGCCTGCTGGTACAGCAAAACCGCGAACGCTTTGCCGCCGTCCTCGCCCCGAAGGTGCAGGGAGCCTGGCATTTGCACACGCTCACCCGCCAGATCGATCTGGACTTTTTTGTGTTGTTCTCTTCGGTGGCCGGTTTGTTGGGCTCGCCGGGACAGGGCAATTACGCGGCGGCGAACGCCTGTCTGGACGCGCTGGCCCATCACCGCCGCGCCCTGGGTCTGCCCGCCCTCAGTATCAACTGGGGCCCCTGGGCCGAAGGCGGCATGGCCGCCGCCCTCAGCCGCCGACATCAGGAGCGGATCGCCGCCCAGGGGGTGAGCGCCATCCCGGTCCAGCGCGGTCTCAAGGCCCTCGAATGGATGCTCCGCCAGGCCGTTCCCGCCCAACTGGGCGTGCTGCCGGTGCAGTGGGCGAAGTTTGTCCAACCGTTCCTGCCGGGCCGCCTGCCGTCCTTGCTCAGGCAAATCGCCCGGGAAGTTCAACCCCGGCAGAGCGCGGCGGTTCAAGCTCCAAGCGGCGGCGCCGAACTGGCCCAACAGTTGCGCTCGATGGATTTTGAGCCCTGCTATGCCCTTTTGCTGACCCACCTGCGCGGCCAGTTGGCCCAGGTGCTGGGGCTCGCTCCCTCCCACAGTTTCGATCTGGAGCAACCGGTCAACGAACTGGGTCTCGATTCGTTGATGACCACCGAACTCAAGCGACGGATCGAAGGTGAGCTGGGGGTGAGTGTGCCGGTGGTGCTGCTGTTGCAAAATCCCAGCCTCTCCCAGCTCGCCTGGAAGCTGGCGCAGCAGGTTGCCGCCGATGCGCCGGCAGGTTCAACCTCCGGAACCGCCGCCGGACGGGACAACCCCTGGCTGGTGCGCCCCCGACCGAATCCCGGCGCGCGGTTGCGCCTGTTCTGCTTCCACTATCTGGGCGGCGGCGCCTCGACTTTTCGGCAATGGCCGGAGGGTTTACCTGCCGACGTCGAAGTCTGCGCCATTCAATTGCCGGGGCGCGAGGAGCGGCTCGAAGAGCCGCCCGTGGCCGATTTCTTCGCGCTGATTGCGACATTGGCAGAGCAAATCGGCCCCGAGCTGGATCGGCCGTTTGCCTTCTACGGCCACAGCCTGGGGGCGCTGGTCTGCTTCGAACTGGCCCGGCGGCTGCGCCGCCAATCCGGCGCGCAGCCGGTGCATCTGTTTGCCGCCGCCTACTATGCGCCGCACCTGCGCACGCCGTCCCAGGGCACCGGGGTGTCCGGCTGGACGGACGCCAGGCTCCGCGAGGAGATCCCGCGCGTCATCAGCGCACCCCAGTCGCTGATGGACAATGCCGAATTCATGCAGGTCCTGCTGCCGCGGGTGCGGGCGGACGCTTGCCTCCTGAGCACCCACCTCTACACCGAGGAGCCGCCCCTCGATTGCCCGATCACCGCCTTTGGCGGCCTGCAGGACACCGTCGTCGACCGCGAGTCGCTGGTTGCCTGGTCCGCCCACACCAACGGCGCCTTCCAGCTGGAGATGTTTGCAGGCAACCACATCTTCCTCGAGGGCGCCCGCGAGGCGGTGCTCGGGTCGGTCGCGGCGGGCTTGCTCGCCGCCCCGAGCGCCCACTAG
- a CDS encoding acyl carrier protein, with amino-acid sequence MASKELANAEALQELIISLLVESLEEEQIDPEDIDLRQPLGSYGLSSVQALVLLGKLEKQVGFALSPTVLWNYPTIQALAGWLVEEIEAAAHRQEI; translated from the coding sequence TTGGCTTCAAAAGAGCTGGCAAATGCGGAAGCATTGCAGGAGTTAATTATCTCCTTGCTCGTCGAAAGTCTCGAAGAAGAGCAAATCGATCCTGAGGACATCGACCTGCGGCAACCGCTCGGCAGTTACGGTTTAAGTTCTGTGCAGGCTCTGGTGCTTTTGGGCAAATTAGAAAAACAGGTAGGCTTTGCACTTTCGCCGACGGTGCTGTGGAATTATCCGACGATCCAAGCCCTGGCCGGATGGCTTGTGGAGGAGATCGAGGCGGCGGCTCACCGGCAGGAGATTTAG
- a CDS encoding PfaD family polyunsaturated fatty acid/polyketide biosynthesis protein, giving the protein MPISTTVCDTDVRHAGGAPKTGQVWSGPADALAFDEPGIRSILRDSDVPCCAVRQQGRIGLARGGSWLRAADEADLPEVLAFVPAMPLHCLGDPAFLAAHRVRCAYMTGAMANAIASEELVIAVGRAGMLGSFGAAGLVPDRIAAAIGRIQAALPEGPYAFNLIHSPSEPALEAGAVRVYLERGVRTVEASAYIDLTAQIVHYRAAGLGLDPAGCITIANRVIAKVSRREVAGRFLQPAPEALLRQLVEAGRISPLQATLAGKVPMADDITVEADSGGHTDNRALVCLLPSILAQRDEIQAQQRFAQPTRIGAAGGIGTPQAVLAAFMMGAAYVVTGSVNQACVEAGTSAHTRALLARAETTDVTMAPAADMFELGVRLQVLKRETLFAMRAQKLYELYKTYGALEEIPAAEIRKLESQIFKKSLEQIWQETIAYFSHRDPQQIEKAEGNPRRKMALIFRWYLGLSSRWSNLGEKGREMDYQIWCGPAMGAFNDWVKGTYLGAPENRTVVDVAGQLMLGAAFLYRVQHLRCQGLQLPPAYCRYLPAR; this is encoded by the coding sequence ATGCCGATCTCTACAACGGTTTGTGACACCGATGTGCGCCACGCAGGCGGCGCGCCGAAGACCGGGCAGGTCTGGAGCGGTCCCGCCGATGCGCTCGCCTTCGATGAACCTGGTATCCGCTCGATTTTGCGCGATAGCGACGTGCCCTGTTGTGCCGTCCGCCAACAAGGCCGGATTGGTCTAGCAAGAGGCGGGTCGTGGCTGAGGGCCGCCGACGAAGCCGATCTGCCGGAGGTGCTGGCCTTTGTGCCGGCGATGCCTTTGCACTGCCTGGGCGATCCCGCTTTTCTGGCCGCCCATCGGGTCCGTTGTGCGTACATGACCGGGGCAATGGCCAACGCCATCGCCTCGGAGGAACTGGTGATCGCCGTGGGCCGGGCCGGTATGCTCGGCAGCTTCGGGGCGGCCGGTCTGGTGCCAGATCGGATCGCCGCGGCGATCGGACGCATTCAGGCGGCGCTGCCGGAGGGACCCTACGCCTTCAATTTGATCCACAGCCCCAGCGAACCGGCCCTGGAGGCGGGGGCGGTGCGGGTGTACCTCGAACGTGGCGTGCGCACCGTCGAGGCGAGCGCCTACATCGATCTCACCGCCCAGATCGTTCACTACCGCGCGGCGGGGTTGGGGCTCGATCCGGCTGGGTGCATCACGATTGCCAACCGGGTGATTGCGAAGGTCTCCCGCCGGGAAGTGGCGGGCCGCTTTCTGCAGCCGGCACCTGAAGCTCTGCTGCGCCAACTGGTCGAGGCGGGTCGGATCTCGCCTTTGCAGGCGACCCTGGCGGGCAAAGTGCCGATGGCGGACGACATCACCGTCGAGGCGGATTCCGGCGGCCACACCGACAACCGTGCCCTGGTATGCCTGCTGCCTTCGATCCTGGCGCAACGCGACGAGATCCAGGCACAACAGCGCTTTGCCCAGCCGACGCGCATCGGGGCAGCAGGCGGGATCGGCACGCCGCAGGCCGTTCTGGCGGCCTTCATGATGGGGGCGGCGTACGTCGTGACCGGCTCGGTCAACCAGGCCTGCGTCGAGGCCGGTACCTCCGCCCACACCCGTGCCCTGCTGGCCCGGGCGGAGACGACCGATGTGACGATGGCCCCGGCGGCGGACATGTTCGAGTTGGGGGTCAGACTGCAGGTGCTCAAACGCGAAACCTTGTTTGCGATGCGCGCCCAGAAACTTTACGAGTTGTACAAGACCTACGGCGCGCTCGAAGAAATCCCAGCCGCCGAAATTCGAAAACTCGAATCCCAAATTTTCAAAAAAAGCCTCGAACAGATCTGGCAGGAAACCATTGCTTACTTCAGCCATCGCGATCCACAGCAAATCGAAAAAGCCGAGGGCAACCCCAGGCGGAAAATGGCCCTGATCTTTCGCTGGTATCTGGGCCTTTCTTCGCGCTGGTCCAACCTCGGCGAAAAGGGCCGGGAGATGGATTACCAGATCTGGTGCGGGCCGGCGATGGGTGCCTTTAACGATTGGGTTAAAGGCACCTACCTGGGCGCGCCTGAAAATCGCACAGTGGTCGATGTGGCTGGACAGCTGATGCTGGGAGCTGCTTTTTTGTACCGGGTACAGCATTTAAGATGCCAGGGTCTTCAACTGCCGCCCGCCTACTGCCGGTACCTTCCTGCACGTTAG